tttgttaaaataccctaaaacaaatatatatatatactacaatatcagtttatgtatatactatatcaGCGTCATGTTCATATTAAAGGTTATTTCAAAACtgacggcctgaaagatattcaagCCTAGTtgcaacatttaataaaatggctGGCCAATGCTTTGGCTGCGACAACCCTaccaaactttatttattgttttatgttagTTTAACAGTCAAcataaagcttttttatcTAATGACCTAACCCTTCTGAAAAAGACTTTTTTGCTGAAGTTTTGCTAAACCGAAAGTAGTTAAGTTCAAGTCAAcaatgaagaaaaaaattcaCCAGAGAATTCATCTTATGACAtgcgttttaaatatttgattaacatACATTGACATTCTTGATATATCTAAGCGAAGAACAGATGTTCCTTAGAGCAGGGTCACTTTGTGGTCTCATAAAGAAGGCGACGACTTCTTGTCTTTGCTTCAGTACCACTAAGTCTTTACTTGGATGACGAAAGAGTAGcctataagtttaaatatccATTATCTATAAAGACATCTCATGGCTTATGAAATACgtgaaaataagtaaattcgttttaaatttttatgatgtgcaaataaaaaggtaagccggctcgaaggaccaaaatgtatatgttacataaattttacatcaTTTTCACTCTGTAATAACTATTCCTTTgaaacaactaatatataacattaattacaaaattatactaaatgtATTCAATATGGTGCTATTACGATTCTTGCAAAATTAGTAAAGAGATTGTCTGCTTCGGgccgtaataaaattaaaaactatgatAGTAGCTAAGCGAAAACGAACCTTAAACGACATATTAGTGcatttctttgtaaataacGTTATTAGCAGTTACTTTAATCTggtaaatattagttttattattgccTTCTACAGTTTtagagaaatataaaataaattattacctcATACGTCGGTGGCCGACTTTCGAGGAACATTTGCTGAATAGTTGAAATAGGCTTAGTCCTTCCTTATTGCTTCCTTGGACTCCCTTTTTAAAGTTACTCGGATGAGATATGGTACTAAATATTTGCAGACCCCGATATGTATCTTCGTCCATTGTTACTATGTCGttactataaaatttagtcttactatattaatttattactcgTTCGAAAACACTTTGAGAGAAAGagatgaattatttaaaacagggTAAGGTAAGTGTtacgatatatatatgttattcaataaaagagACCATTTAGACTCGTAGGTAATATATGTAGTCTtgttaacaaaaaacttgttAACATTCAAgcaaaaattttgtttgaactttacattacatttaagcTTATGTACGACGTATACCGAACCGTCCTGGATGacatcaaatatatttcattaaataatagacTTATATTACGTTAAGGAAAATTCTGAGTTAAGTGTATTTGTGTTCAATAAGATATTTTGCGTGTTCTAAAGTTAGGAcggaaattattaatgtaaggTTTTAGTGTAAGTGTTGGCTTTGATGTCCATGCATTTTCCAATTACATGATAATTTGGTAAGCATATGTTCAAGTATGATTTGTTATCAAAAGCTATCCTTTCTTATATAAAAGGGCCCGTTTGAGTGTAACGTAAGTAGATTTCCTGTAATTTACCTCACCCCCTTCCTCtcgtcagcaaaagtaagcaaagcttttaaaaataatattacgtattcgttttttgtaggaatctttgaaaatgcatttcgttttcaagcttAGGCAATATGCATagtgtaatatgtgtaaaaaagtaaataattactgttgacgcaATCACGAAAATCAAAGACcccttacgtaatacttgaacgaccCCTAACTTGGggcaaacaaataatatacctgatgttaagtaataccaccGCCCATAGCAACTCACATTGGAAAAGGATTCGCTAGAgcgatgccggcctttttagaataggtacgttcttttcttgaaggacccttattGATTTTATGAATTGATGCAGAAATACATCGGTGGGAAACTTAAAAACTGCTTTAAAAAATCTCATGACATGGTGATACGGGtcgaatttcgtattctgcctcgacgtccgatgataaaaCTCGGCATGTCATTCATTTATAGAGTTACCAAGTAACAAGGTGATACTTACAGTGAAATCCTTTTTAAGCCCAGAAATTGTGGTTTTGTGTGTAAATCCATACACAAATTTGACCAATTAAGATCTACATAACGTAATAAAGCGCCTAGGGCATGCACGCTTTGGTTTTGGGAGAAATCAATCACAGTACGTAGAAATGTCAATCTCTCTTCGTCGGTACAATTTTGTGGCTCATTAGGAAGAGATAGAGAGAAAATACGACGCTTGCAGGCTTCAAAGTCTATTAAAAAACGTTAATGTTATCAATAGATCTGTATCAGccgttttaatgttttgtaattGTCTGTTTGTTAACCATAgacgattaattaaattttaatatttttggagtgaaaatttctttattatatattatatatattattcaagttTTCACTTCTGCCGACACTCTCGAAGGGCAACCagtcgttttttattttaaatatattgctgGTCAAATTTCTCCCAATGGAGTTTAGTATACTTCTATGTCTATGATatgaatatgataatattatgtgctcgaataatataaaaaaagataatttattagttggttatttacaattaattagatttttagttACCTTAAATAATGCAAAAAGAGCAATGTTGGTTTTCAGCGTGccactctcatacctgaggttgtaggttcgatccccggctgtgtactAAAAAAGATTCTTTCTCGGTGCGCATTAAACGTgtgctcgaacagtgaagggaaacatcgtgaggaaaccgacatgtcttaagacccaaaaagtcgacggcgtgtgtcaggcactggaggctgatcacctacttgcctattagatttataaataatcatgaaacggattcagaaatctgaggccaagacctaaagagttATTAGAGCTAAACTAgcgtttaacttaattaaccGTCTGTCAagattaaaatgattatttatttaattacctacctaaatacatatatgtatgtatgtataattaaaaaatatagtaatacataattttcttaCTGTAATCTTTGGATGCGACAAAAATGAGTTTACATTTGCCGTCCGTTTCATTTTCGTCGAATACAATCTTTTTCACGATGCTAATAAAAGTATTCTGACTTTTACTATCGAGTATTATCTTAGCAGGATCCACTTGTCTAAATAACGATAGGAATATTTGATGTTCTGGTGGGCGATCGAGAATTTCTTCCAGAACCTCAAGCTGACAcacaaatacattaaattaaaaaaaatttctgcATTCAAGTCAAGTCGGATTCATAAACTATAAAGCAGGTTATGATAAGACTACTAGACCATACAAAGGACTGACATACAAGACCATACAAGAATGTTTTTAGTTACgttgtttgtaaaataatgcagTTCCATTGCACAGTATTAACTAAAGTACATATATCTCTTTTCAATACAGCGTAAACGCAACTtgatagaaagagacgaaagagtaaTTTCGTTTCCTTCTAGTTGTGCAATTAGATTGACTTATTGACtgaaatcaaaatatgtatacataagaTTAAGTTAGGCAGTTGATTGAGTTATGTTTAAGacaaacatttataagttACTAGCGGATCCCGCAGAAGTTGTCCTGTACAAGCgtataacatacaaaaaaatctaataatgtaaattattatgttacaacacacaaatattcattaaaatactgTCCAACCGTTgaggagtttaattacgaAGACATACACTGaagatatacatacataccagctgtttatttattatatatagataaataacccTGCTCTATCTGCCGGGCTGATATGTTAATCTAAACTATCCAGGATGCCACCGTAGCGCAcacaaaaaatcattcaaatcggtccagccgttggagaggagttcagtgacacACTTccagtagaattatatatataaagataaatgcCTGAATAAATTACCTCTCCTGTTTGTAGAGTGTAGGACGCAGCTCCCAGCTTCCCTGATCTGCAGCACACGGCAAGTAGACGctacataaatatttgtaggtAAAGTACAAGTATTCTAGTGGTGAATGTATAACCCTATTAATTAGGTTTTATAAACCTAGATTCTAGGcatttatataatcatataaaCAATCTTCGATCAACATGAAACAATGCGTGTCGCATTAAGGTCAATTGGCCGGAATAACGAATAAAATGAGCCATTTATATtggaattatatatacatatctatgtatttctatttatatctaactaaataaataaccaaaaCGAAAAAtccaaaatgaaatatattgtgtaatttttacacaatatatttcattttggatttttaaagtgaagaaatttgtatgtaatactTTGTGTATCTGATTTacgaatatttattagttaaatttttatgtttactgTACCTCTTCAACCTCTGACTCTTCTGTCTCTTGATTTTCACACGAATTTCTATTCGTAGATAATAAATCGTTGTTTCTGCatgaagaaaacaaataaactcaCATTAAAgctgttaattatataattaaatgaacattgatattatataatttaaaaaaataatatacatgtgtatgtaattaaaaaaattaactcgaaaaatatctataataccTTCGGCatgttgaaattataaaatgactTGGACGCGAATTTTGTGCGGCACCAGAATTGTAATCCGAAGCTGTGGCCTGAGCTGATGTAGACGCGTccatattaaatagaaataagtttttaatttggaaatctttcaagttaaaatcttttacgataaaatagttaattagaTCTACGCGTTATTCGTTCACAAATCAgaatgtttgaaattttccCGCCTTTTTTTACTGTAACGACATGACacataaaatttcttaattgtCTATGACAGAAACTTGATCATAAAAGTGAAATAGACAACaaagtacattttataaattgtcatctgtatattgaaattaagatagagatagatatatgcataatttattcatacatttttttaactgcGTAGGtacttaatgtaaaaattgcaTAAAGGAGAATATAATATGATCGTTATCTCTCTTGaatgacaaattaataaaaaatggaaaaattttgttaattacgtttatttcttaaagctttttacagtgtttaaaatatgttgtaaTTCGTAAAATAATGGAAATTGGATTAGgtccatttatattataagtagatCCTTTTCTGCAGGCGCgtcttttttcaaattaactcTGATATGTTTACACAGATGGCCGATAGATTCCATGGTTGGAGTGACAGTTGCGGCCAAAAGTGATTGGCAAAGAGACCTTATTGAGAAGCAATACACTCTCAAGCATCGCAAACCTGGCGTCGCACACcatatttgctaaaaatataaagtttatttaatgcaAAACAGATgaaaacatacattaaatcattattttcattcaaaACCCCCAAacacttaaaaaatttacctCAAAAGCAAGGCATGCAAATCCGCATCCTAGTACCAGGGCGCAAGGAGGCGCAAGGAGTATAGACAACACAGTGTAGCAGCATCGCCGCGATTGTTTGAAGCAAAACCTGCTAACGCGCCACGCGCTTTCAGGACTCCTACCGCCTTCTGGTTCCCCGATTACATCATCCCATAATAActgcaaaataataatgtattttatacgaCGCTGGTGTTTCAACGACGTATCGAATACGCGCCGTTCAATGAATGGACTTGCGTCGTCAGATCTCGTGTTATTGGAAAATCAACAACTAACTCGaactattgataattttttttgatgtgaaacatctatagccgcacgtgaaaaccgatttctggcgtggcgacgcatgccgtggcgacgcgtcgccacgctaaatgatatacagtctaaatgcagtagtaaatttcacattaaaaatatttaatgaaaataatgtttattcaacaaatagtcatcgttatctggaaaaaaaatcgtaatattttattttatcattatgacatatttagttcctatcacaatctgttcttttctgcatattacttttacaaaataatgtcgatgtttcacatctgccaggcgtcccgtgacagctctaatttttttaattataataaaagtttattatacttagttttcttactttttaattacttccTTTCAGATTATTACATTCATAATCTATCATTAAAATTGAAGCTAAGGGAATATGTtagacaaaattacttttaaataaatttcttattgggtattattttattaagggtTTGTTTCATTGTATGTTCTCAAGAACAtgtttatgtataatgtttattaagagACCCATTTCATCTCTAGAAAAATTTACACCCCTTTCACGTTTACTTTCTAAAAAagacatgttttatttacttacacaGTGAacgcatataaaatttatttatattttatgttctcACAAAAGACAAGAAATTAGAAAACTGAAAACAAACACCTGTAACTGTTTGACACTTGACTTAAACGTTCCATAATCACGCAAAGAGCATTATCAtagatatttacaattttctgctataaaaatgtaaagatgacattatataataaccaAAAAGATTGTATAGccgatattaataaagatattattgtaaaatactgtttttctacttaaattttcttaaaaggtttttatttctaatgatatatgtatttttattccaaaatAGTCCGTGGATGAAAATATCACAAAGCGACGTTGCCGGATTGACTTCCAACTAAAGCCCCGGGTAACTAAGTAACAGGTGTATGAGCATTTTTTTGTGAAACACAaaagtataattaacaaaaggtTTAATCTCCttggtattttatttgatgCGTAACTACTTGGCACTTTAAtcagacattgtgaaacagtaCAGACCCTTAATATTTCATTGGTTACTTTTAAGTATAGCATttacgttaaaaatataattgtagttaattctaatatacctaataactactcttaaaatttaataattaaaatattatttaaaggagTCTcattaggcaaggttccgaagatactggcagcgttccccctttgaatggCTAGACTAATTCTATATCCGAgttagctgccagctcttcgttctcctgtgatgtcgactaacctttttgatatttccctaaaaagccttatagcgctaggacccatggaccaagggtctcgacaccgaacgggacaaaatcatattcagacgTAATttgcaaaaacaaatattgcctCTTTATCATTAATGGATAAGATAGAtaggtatttcttttttaaatacttaaagcaAAGAcgtaatttaaactaaagtaCTAGAAGCGAAGAAGTTCTCAGAAGGTTACATTTTACAACTGACCTTTCAAGAATAAGCGCTTTTAGCTgaagcattaaaaatatttgaccgTTGAAGTAATTTAGCGTTCAAACACCCTTTCAAGCGAGCAGCGCGTGAGGTCACGCGATGGTCTGCTGTTTTATTCTTCGTGTTAAATCACGCTttctttgttataaatttcataattattttaggcaGTACGATCGATATGTATACAGTTTTTCAGGTTTGATATAGaaatgtttttctatttaactACGAGTTATGTCACCTTGTTGTTCGTTTAATGTTATTGTAGCTATTGCGAATGTAAATTAACTTCCGTCATGTGTTTTACATTTATGCTTTTGTTTTAATCATGGCTCACGAAGCCATTTCACtgcaaaacattataaaagcCATTACGAAAATTCCAAACcatgaaaatgtaatataaacgtataaatacataaataaataacagtatAGATTTAGTCATAGGGTTGCCTAGAAGGTATCGCTTGATAGAAAGAAGATCGTCCGTTGACTACGTATTATGTCTCTTTAATTAACGTAAGTTACATTATGAAcaataaagtcaaaataaattaatataataatttatattaggcgaaaaattattaatggggcatattattatagctacaattttttactcaaactcaaaatatcttttttcatataggtaaataagaacagaactatttattatttgtattccaATTGAGCCTGTGTTTAATTTCAATTCGCTCGAACAGCTGTTGTGGCAAAGATAAGTTACGAAGTTTTCTTGcttaaggcttgaacagtgttcaaatcggtcaactagggctagtttaaattaaattgttggaagaactgtcgctcatatgcatttgaaaaaaatatatattgtggtttgaagcctactgtatcgattgataaaatctaaaaagataaaagctatctataccaatttcccaaaaaaaaaacttaaacgtgTGCCTTGTTGAAAGCTATTCAATCTGAGGCCAAAGCCGCCATAATTACCTGAACatgttgatttaaattattcggaTCCCGATCCTCGAGCAACTCCTCAACTGTAACGTTCTGCGTCTTTGTGCTCTCCATAACTTGGACCCTAATGGGGCTGTCCCCACGAAGGGCGGGTGGGGAACCCGGTTCCGGTATGTCGGGCAACAGCTTGATTGacttatattttgatttattagagctaaaaatattttaatattgctttcatgttgtaataaatactaaggtaaataaatactaaaagtattatgtaggtattatttattataaaactgagAAATCTATATCGTTGTAAACACAATTAACagctataaaaacaaataaagtaacAGAAACCCGTACTTTTAAAACCTGTAAGTCAACTAGTTAACCTACACTGTAAATAAAgagtaacaatattttacaatatgactttaatcaaaaatcaaaatcgcTATCAGCTTACGACGCTTATTTCATGTTTTGTTAACAAAGAGACAAGAAAGTGATAACTTTCAGTGATTTAATAATgcgataatttataaaacagatcccattatatataaaaactaagattacattaaattttaattaaaagcttatTTGCTTAAGCAAAATTGTAGTCCATTATATAAAAGACTTTTATGTTTCgtatatagttaataaatgCGTAAAATCTaaagtatttactttttacgtaCGTGTTATATCCACGAGTTGACCTCACTACTAAAGCTTGAAAGTTTTTCCAACCCTTTAAATGAAGTATAGTATACCAGTGAAAGATATAACATCGGTTCATAGTACGTATACGttggtaacactgaaaatgtttagaactggccagttagaaacatttctaacaaaacttttttgaatttcaattttagaactctttggtaaccaaatgtatagaattcatttgtcatttgtttttgtgaattggcggcaaaccTAAAACTCGAAATAAACCTAAAGTtagaaaattttcggtcaatgattttattatgacattattgtGAGCTTATTCAACAACAATGCTGCAATTCTTAATGAAGCCTCATCTTGTGCctctatttataattgttgttgAAAGAATTCTGTTTGTACTAATTGAAAGTTAATGCCCGTCACAGACATCTTTTTAATCTAGTGTGCTCTAACTACTTTGTTTAGTGAACGTTAGTTAAGTACTTGTCATGTCTTGTCAATAgagaattcataaaaaatatatttattttaggtacACAGCGTTCTTACCCAGAAATAAAGAACCCTTACTTTCagatataatagaaaatacatCAGCGTTACATAGGCGTCAACACCACGATAGCACGTACAAAATCTCGTTTGTTAAGTCAAGCCGGCAGATGGCGCTTCTATCGATACTctcatactttgtttaatatactaatcgcttgaaatatcagGCGGACAACGTCAGGGTCGCATGTCTAAATTATTACTCGTATAAGAACATTATTTTCTacgttttattactttataatataaatttgcgtAGCTTTTACTGATGTTAGAACTTTATGAACACGACGCATGCTCCATCACTGTATTAATCTGGACTTGAGTAGTAAACTTATTATGGTAATATTTTATGGcaaacaaatttcaaaatccCCAAAATATGatgttaagtttttaattgtatagcttgtaacaaatcattttttaaatgccCAGTTATTGCAATTCACATGTTCCTGTTTTTGTCacgtattatttcaaaacgCGGTTCGTTGTAATATTTCTCTTACTTAGATTGCTGTTTTCATAGCTATAGCTAACACACGCTGTCGAATCTTGGGTAAGTCTTCATTGCAAGTGTATATTGCGAAgacagaaaaataatacacagagaatgtaagtgcgtgctcctatttaaatctattactGCTAGAGGACAAATTTTTGTTTGGTATATAGGATTGGTAAAGAAATACAATCTtgtaaatatcatataattttgGATAGATTTACTATTTAcacataaaacttaatatattggGCTTAAATCTatgtattgttaaatattcgGTATGTGGTAATTACAGTCTTAAATCATATGGTATTATTGATTATTGCACCTATTATTACATGTAAAGGCAATAAAATTAGTcttaaacaatacaattatacaaaatatataaaacgtaACAAAGTATTACAGAAATTACAAGAATTACAAAGACCGTAGCATTACATACCAACACAGTAgtcaatttcttttattacatttaaaacgtGTAAACGGgacttaataaaaacgtaaagaataaatatatttttgtattgtaatatcGATTGTCGTAATGAAGTTGTCGCATGACTATTCAATAGCATTTCTAAACAATCCACTGCACGAATGGGTAAATTTTACCcaatgttattgtttttagCTAATATCGCGTCCACACGTCATCAAACTCATAGTCTCTTTCGCACGAGAGTTTGAAGTTTTAGAGTTTCTTAC
This sequence is a window from Pieris rapae chromosome 20, ilPieRapa1.1, whole genome shotgun sequence. Protein-coding genes within it:
- the LOC110994991 gene encoding caveolin-3-like — translated: MNRCYIFHWYTILHLKGWKNFQALVVRSTRGYNTSNKSKYKSIKLLPDIPEPGSPPALRGDSPIRVQVMESTKTQNVTVEELLEDRDPNNLNQHVQLLWDDVIGEPEGGRSPESAWRVSRFCFKQSRRCCYTVLSILLAPPCALVLGCGFACLAFEQIWCATPGLRCLRVYCFSIRSLCQSLLAATVTPTMESIGHLCKHIRVNLKKDAPAEKDLLII